Proteins from a single region of Undibacterium sp. KW1:
- the ntrC gene encoding nitrogen regulation protein NR(I) produces MKPIWIVDDDDSIRWVLEKALARENLATRSFTNARDAMNALQSDTPQVLVSDIRMHGASGLELLQTVKAKYPGLPVIIMTAFSDLESAVAAFQGGAFEYLAKPFDLDKAVELIRRALDESLRESSVEQSISETPEILGQAPAMQDVFRAIGRLSQSNVTVLITGESGSGKELVARALHKHSPRASQPFIALNTAAIPKDLLESELFGHERGAFTGAQTTRRGRFEQAEGGTLFLDEIGDMPFDLQTRLLRVLSDGHFYRVGGHQPMKANVRVIAATHQNLETRVKDGLFREDLYHRLNVIRLRLPSLRERREDIPLLTKYFLNQSAKQLGVDVKRMSEPALQFLSSLDFPGNVRQLENLCNWITVMAPGQTVEVPDLPQDLVPGTASAAHVAPVGNVGEMHGRNPEHLPGTLTPMNGSTYPEKPVYRSGESWVSLLEAEATAMLAEGQSEVIDKLGRCFESVVIKAALRHTHGRKNDAAIRLGIGRNTITRKIQELGIDGVKDE; encoded by the coding sequence ATGAAACCAATCTGGATAGTGGACGACGACGATTCAATTCGCTGGGTGCTGGAAAAAGCACTGGCGAGAGAAAATCTGGCAACCCGCAGCTTCACCAATGCAAGAGATGCGATGAATGCCTTGCAAAGCGATACGCCGCAAGTGCTGGTGTCGGACATACGCATGCACGGCGCATCCGGCCTTGAACTCTTGCAAACCGTCAAAGCCAAATACCCAGGCTTGCCTGTGATTATCATGACGGCGTTTTCTGACCTTGAATCTGCGGTGGCAGCTTTTCAGGGCGGGGCCTTTGAATACCTGGCCAAGCCATTTGATCTCGACAAAGCCGTTGAGCTGATACGTCGCGCGCTGGATGAAAGTCTGCGTGAATCCAGTGTAGAACAAAGTATTTCAGAAACTCCAGAGATATTGGGCCAGGCACCGGCAATGCAGGACGTGTTTCGCGCCATAGGCAGGTTGTCGCAATCGAATGTGACGGTACTGATCACTGGTGAGTCTGGCAGTGGTAAAGAACTGGTGGCGCGCGCCTTGCACAAGCACAGCCCGCGTGCATCCCAGCCTTTTATTGCCTTGAATACCGCAGCGATTCCCAAGGACTTGCTGGAGTCTGAATTGTTTGGTCATGAGCGTGGCGCCTTTACTGGTGCGCAAACCACGCGCCGTGGCCGTTTTGAACAGGCTGAGGGCGGCACGCTGTTCCTGGATGAAATTGGTGATATGCCTTTTGATTTGCAAACTCGCTTGTTGCGGGTTTTGTCAGACGGCCATTTTTATCGCGTTGGCGGTCACCAGCCCATGAAAGCGAATGTACGTGTGATCGCCGCGACACACCAGAATCTTGAAACCCGCGTTAAAGATGGCTTGTTTCGTGAAGACTTGTATCATCGCCTGAATGTTATCCGCCTGCGCTTGCCGAGCTTGCGCGAGCGCCGTGAAGATATCCCATTACTGACGAAATACTTCCTGAACCAGAGTGCCAAGCAACTGGGTGTGGATGTCAAGCGTATGTCGGAACCGGCATTGCAATTTTTGTCCAGCCTGGATTTTCCGGGGAATGTGCGCCAATTGGAAAACCTGTGTAACTGGATCACCGTCATGGCACCAGGCCAGACTGTGGAAGTGCCAGATCTGCCACAAGATCTGGTACCAGGTACGGCAAGCGCAGCCCATGTTGCGCCTGTTGGCAACGTAGGTGAAATGCATGGCCGTAACCCTGAGCATCTGCCAGGCACGCTTACCCCAATGAATGGCAGCACCTACCCCGAGAAACCGGTGTATCGAAGTGGTGAAAGCTGGGTTTCTTTGCTGGAAGCTGAGGCAACAGCCATGCTGGCCGAGGGGCAGTCAGAAGTCATTGACAAACTGGGTCGCTGCTTTGAATCCGTTGTGATCAAGGCCGCATTGCGCCATACCCATGGCCGCAAGAATGATGCAGCGATACGTTTGGGCATAGGCAGGAATACCATCACCCGCAAGATTCAGGAACTGGGGATAGATGGGGTGAAGGACGAGTAA
- a CDS encoding phosphatidylglycerophosphatase A yields MSTLENGQTAIITHPGWRFMLRHPAHILAQGFGSGLSPIMPGTSGTLFAWLSFYVLSSRWPEVFTTINWFAIIVIGFAIGVWACHVTGKNMGVADHGSMVWDEIIAFWLVLLFIVPADWQTQLWAFIGFRFFDMVKPPPIGYFDRRFKGGFGVMWDDIVAAFFCLLSFALWRSF; encoded by the coding sequence ATGAGCACTTTAGAAAACGGCCAGACAGCGATCATCACCCACCCTGGCTGGCGCTTCATGCTGCGTCACCCCGCCCATATTTTGGCCCAGGGTTTTGGCAGCGGCTTGTCACCCATCATGCCCGGCACCTCAGGCACTCTGTTCGCATGGCTGAGTTTTTATGTTTTATCCAGCCGCTGGCCTGAGGTATTCACAACCATTAATTGGTTTGCCATCATTGTCATTGGCTTTGCTATTGGTGTCTGGGCTTGCCATGTCACCGGTAAAAACATGGGGGTCGCTGATCATGGCAGCATGGTGTGGGATGAGATCATCGCCTTTTGGCTGGTGCTGTTATTCATCGTGCCTGCTGACTGGCAAACCCAGCTATGGGCATTTATTGGATTCCGGTTTTTTGACATGGTCAAGCCGCCACCGATAGGCTATTTTGACCGCCGCTTCAAAGGTGGCTTTGGTGTCATGTGGGATGACATTGTGGCGGCTTTCTTTTGTCTGCTGAGTTTTGCACTCTGGCGTAGCTTCTGA
- the thiL gene encoding thiamine-phosphate kinase: MLSEFDLIKRYFAQHSIQDSRVALGIGDDCALLNPSPGMQMAISSDMLVSGRHFFPDADPYKLGHKCLAVNLSDLAAMGAAPLGFTLALSLPEANPEWLAEFSRGLLALADEHHCHLIGGDTTKGPLNICITIFGELPPGTALRRDAAKVGDDIWVSGTLGDARLALAGYWNEVTLGESDHQLAATRMHQPSPRIALGMALRGIAHAALDISDGLAGDLGHILEKSQVGATLLIDQLPAGPVLQTQPQELRRQFTLNGGDDYELCFTAPANNRQQVIAAATKSHTAVTRIGQIEANAGLRLLDNDGKPVNLQYKSFDHFVNP, translated from the coding sequence ATGCTTTCCGAATTCGATCTCATCAAGCGCTACTTTGCGCAGCACAGTATTCAAGACAGCCGCGTCGCCCTCGGCATAGGGGATGATTGCGCCCTGCTCAACCCCAGCCCCGGCATGCAAATGGCTATTTCCAGTGACATGCTGGTGTCTGGCCGACATTTTTTCCCGGATGCTGACCCGTACAAGCTGGGCCATAAATGCCTGGCGGTGAATTTGTCTGACCTGGCCGCCATGGGCGCTGCGCCATTGGGATTTACCCTGGCACTGTCACTACCAGAAGCCAATCCTGAATGGCTGGCAGAATTTTCACGCGGCTTGCTGGCGCTGGCTGATGAGCATCATTGCCACCTGATAGGCGGCGACACCACCAAGGGCCCACTGAATATCTGCATCACGATTTTTGGTGAGCTGCCACCTGGCACTGCACTGCGCCGCGATGCAGCCAAAGTTGGAGATGATATCTGGGTATCTGGCACGCTCGGTGACGCCCGCCTGGCTTTGGCAGGCTACTGGAATGAAGTCACACTCGGCGAGTCTGATCATCAATTGGCAGCAACACGCATGCATCAGCCCAGCCCGCGTATTGCACTGGGCATGGCCTTGCGTGGCATAGCGCATGCGGCGCTGGATATTTCGGATGGTCTGGCTGGTGATCTCGGCCACATCCTGGAAAAGTCACAAGTCGGTGCCACCCTGTTGATCGACCAGTTGCCAGCTGGCCCGGTCTTGCAAACGCAGCCTCAGGAATTGCGCAGGCAATTTACACTGAATGGTGGTGATGATTATGAGCTATGTTTTACGGCTCCCGCCAACAACAGGCAACAAGTCATCGCCGCAGCTACAAAATCGCACACTGCGGTTACGCGCATAGGCCAGATAGAAGCAAATGCTGGCTTGCGCCTGCTTGATAACGATGGCAAACCAGTGAATCTGCAATATAAATCCTTCGATCACTTTGTGAATCCATGA
- a CDS encoding FAD-dependent oxidoreductase: MKPIAIIGSGLAGYTVAREFRKLDKTTPLLIITGDDGCFYSKPMLSNAFAMGKQPQQLQSKTADQMAAELTATILTKTLVSGINTVAQTIHTKMGDFEYAQLVLAPGAQAIRLPIAGSAADQVLSVNNLTDYAVFRDKLAQAGDKARVTILGAGLIGCEFSDDLASAGHEVTLIDPNILPLAALAPTAISQGLHAALNAKGVQLKLGSTASQIDMLDNSLQVTLSNGESFNTDVVLSAVGLRADIRLAQAAQLHTDRGIIINEYGQTSVPEIFALGDCAQYKQADGSQSLMPYVAPIMTAARAIALSLTGQLTSIDMKPAAVLVKTPSYPVALIPPAFAASKSGAWESNHADGVTISRYFDEGKKLHGFAVAPQDAKSRNALIAELIEAQATRLN; this comes from the coding sequence ATGAAACCCATCGCCATCATCGGCTCCGGCCTGGCTGGCTATACAGTCGCCAGAGAATTTCGCAAGCTCGATAAAACTACACCCTTGCTGATCATCACTGGTGATGATGGCTGCTTTTATTCCAAGCCCATGCTCTCGAACGCCTTTGCCATGGGCAAGCAGCCGCAACAATTGCAAAGCAAAACGGCAGATCAGATGGCAGCGGAATTGACTGCCACCATCCTGACCAAAACTCTGGTGAGCGGCATCAATACAGTTGCGCAGACCATACATACCAAGATGGGAGACTTTGAGTATGCCCAACTGGTGCTGGCGCCAGGTGCGCAAGCGATACGTTTGCCCATCGCCGGAAGCGCTGCTGACCAGGTTTTATCGGTCAATAACCTGACTGATTACGCAGTGTTCCGCGACAAGCTGGCGCAGGCTGGCGACAAGGCGAGGGTCACCATACTGGGTGCAGGTTTGATAGGTTGTGAATTCAGCGATGATTTAGCCAGTGCCGGTCATGAAGTTACCTTGATAGATCCAAACATCCTGCCACTCGCTGCGCTGGCACCAACCGCCATTTCGCAAGGCTTGCATGCCGCACTAAATGCAAAAGGTGTACAGCTCAAACTGGGCAGCACTGCCAGTCAGATTGATATGCTGGATAATAGCTTGCAGGTGACGCTGTCCAATGGCGAAAGCTTCAACACTGACGTCGTCCTGTCGGCAGTCGGCTTGCGCGCAGATATACGCCTGGCACAGGCAGCGCAGTTGCACACAGACCGCGGCATTATCATCAATGAGTATGGCCAGACCAGCGTGCCCGAGATATTCGCGCTTGGAGATTGTGCGCAGTACAAGCAAGCAGATGGCAGCCAAAGCCTGATGCCCTATGTCGCCCCCATCATGACTGCAGCGCGGGCAATTGCGCTAAGTCTGACAGGCCAACTGACCAGCATAGACATGAAACCAGCCGCAGTGCTGGTCAAAACACCCAGCTACCCCGTTGCATTGATCCCGCCAGCATTTGCGGCCAGCAAATCAGGCGCGTGGGAATCAAATCATGCGGACGGTGTCACCATCAGCCGCTACTTTGACGAGGGCAAAAAATTGCATGGTTTTGCAGTTGCCCCGCAAGATGCCAAATCGAGAAATGCACTGATTGCAGAATTGATAGAAGCACAAGCAACGCGGCTGAACTGA
- a CDS encoding rubredoxin — MKTYQCIVCGFIYEESKGLPEEGIAAGTRWDDIPADWECPDCGVAKADFDMIEI; from the coding sequence ATGAAAACTTACCAATGCATCGTATGCGGCTTTATCTATGAAGAATCCAAAGGCTTGCCAGAAGAAGGCATCGCCGCAGGCACACGCTGGGATGATATTCCAGCCGACTGGGAATGCCCTGATTGTGGCGTCGCCAAAGCTGATTTTGACATGATAGAAATCTGA
- a CDS encoding rubrerythrin family protein, giving the protein MSTQANPSVTIQNLEAAFAGESMAHIKYRYFAKLAREAGAIDIAEAFEATADQEVMHAFGHLDLLYPKTQLTPQRALEIAIEGETYEYTEMYPKFRHLAVEEGNHAAVAEYDEQIAESKEHAENFKRTLEIAAKRFAALAKVEERHANHYRAVLEANQA; this is encoded by the coding sequence ATGAGCACCCAGGCAAACCCATCCGTCACTATCCAGAACCTCGAAGCCGCTTTTGCGGGCGAATCCATGGCCCATATCAAATACCGCTATTTCGCCAAACTGGCACGCGAAGCTGGCGCAATTGACATTGCAGAAGCATTTGAAGCGACCGCTGATCAGGAAGTCATGCACGCTTTTGGTCATCTGGACTTGCTGTATCCCAAAACCCAATTGACGCCACAACGCGCTTTGGAAATTGCTATCGAAGGTGAAACCTATGAATACACAGAAATGTACCCAAAATTCCGCCATCTCGCTGTGGAAGAAGGCAACCATGCTGCTGTCGCTGAATACGATGAGCAAATCGCAGAATCTAAGGAGCACGCTGAAAACTTTAAGCGGACTTTAGAAATCGCCGCTAAACGCTTTGCCGCATTGGCCAAAGTAGAAGAGCGTCATGCCAATCATTATCGTGCCGTGCTCGAAGCCAATCAGGCCTGA
- a CDS encoding NADP-dependent malic enzyme, whose translation MDSSDQKEQIRQQLRQAALEYHECPTPGKISVTPTKQLTNQRDLALAYSPGVAAPCEEIVADPTAAFKYTARGNLVGVITNGTAVLGLGNIGPLASKPVMEGKGVLFKKFAGIDVFDIEIAESDPDKLVDIIASLEPTFGGINLEDIKAPECFYIERKLRERMKIPVFHDDQHGTAIIVGAAILNGLKVVGKTIKTTKLVVSGAGAAALACLDLIVDLGFPLENIFVTDLAGVVYKGRVELMDPDKERFAQETSARSLRDVIPDADIFLGLSAAGVLKQDMVKLMAPNPLILALANPTPEILPDEVKAVRDDAIMATGRSDFPNQVNNVLCFPYIFRGALDCGATTITREMEIAVVHAIAELAQAEQSDVVASAYGISNLSFGPEYLIPKPFDPRLMIKIAPAVARAAEECGVAARPIQDMQAYVEKLQQFVYHSGTFMKPLFQIAKKAPADRKRIVYAEGEEEKVLRAVQVIVDEKLAAPILVGRPHILDQRIEKFGLRLKAGVDFQVINPEQDDRYRDYWQTYHQMTARKGVTEQYAKLEMRRRHSLIGAMMIHKGDADGMICGTFGTTGLHLNYINQVLGKREGVNVYAAMNGLVLPDRQLVLVDTHVNENPTAEQIAEITILAAEEMRRFGLLPKAALLSHSNFGSSNSESAQKMRAALAIIQRDAPDLEVDGEMHGDTALDTSYRKKMMPDSTLKSDANLLVMPNIDAANIAYNLLKTTAGNNVAIGPILLGCAKPVHILTPSATVRRIVNMTALCVVDAVAQR comes from the coding sequence ATGGATTCGTCAGATCAAAAAGAGCAAATACGTCAACAATTGCGCCAGGCAGCGCTGGAATATCATGAGTGCCCGACTCCGGGCAAAATCAGCGTTACACCGACCAAACAACTGACGAATCAGCGTGATCTGGCCCTGGCGTACTCCCCCGGAGTTGCTGCCCCCTGTGAAGAAATCGTCGCTGACCCGACTGCTGCATTTAAATACACTGCCCGGGGTAACCTGGTTGGAGTGATCACCAACGGCACTGCGGTACTTGGCCTGGGTAATATTGGCCCACTGGCGTCAAAGCCGGTCATGGAAGGCAAGGGCGTGCTGTTCAAGAAGTTTGCCGGTATTGATGTGTTCGATATAGAAATCGCCGAATCTGACCCAGATAAACTGGTCGATATCATCGCTTCCCTGGAGCCTACATTTGGCGGTATCAACCTGGAAGATATCAAGGCACCGGAATGCTTCTATATAGAACGCAAACTGCGTGAACGCATGAAGATACCGGTCTTCCATGATGACCAGCACGGTACGGCGATCATCGTTGGTGCGGCGATCCTGAATGGTTTGAAAGTCGTAGGTAAAACCATCAAAACCACCAAATTAGTGGTGTCTGGTGCCGGTGCCGCAGCGCTGGCCTGCCTGGATTTGATCGTTGATCTCGGCTTCCCACTCGAAAATATCTTTGTTACCGATCTGGCAGGCGTAGTTTATAAAGGCCGTGTCGAGTTGATGGACCCGGACAAAGAACGTTTTGCGCAAGAGACATCGGCTCGTAGCTTGCGCGATGTGATCCCTGATGCAGATATCTTCCTTGGTTTGTCTGCTGCGGGTGTCTTGAAGCAGGATATGGTCAAGTTGATGGCGCCGAATCCTTTGATCCTGGCCTTGGCCAACCCTACGCCAGAAATCCTGCCTGATGAAGTCAAGGCTGTGCGTGATGATGCCATCATGGCGACCGGACGTTCTGATTTCCCTAACCAGGTTAATAATGTCCTGTGCTTCCCTTATATTTTCCGTGGCGCTCTGGATTGCGGTGCAACAACGATCACACGTGAAATGGAAATCGCGGTTGTGCACGCAATTGCTGAACTGGCCCAGGCTGAGCAATCAGACGTCGTCGCTTCTGCGTATGGCATCAGCAACCTGTCCTTTGGCCCTGAATACCTGATACCCAAGCCGTTTGATCCCCGTTTGATGATCAAGATTGCCCCCGCTGTTGCCCGTGCAGCAGAAGAATGCGGCGTGGCGGCGCGTCCTATCCAGGACATGCAGGCGTATGTAGAAAAGCTGCAGCAATTCGTGTATCACAGCGGCACGTTCATGAAGCCACTGTTCCAGATTGCCAAAAAAGCACCTGCTGACCGCAAACGTATCGTCTATGCCGAAGGTGAAGAAGAAAAAGTATTGCGCGCCGTACAGGTTATCGTCGATGAGAAACTGGCTGCACCGATATTGGTAGGTCGCCCTCACATCCTTGACCAGCGCATAGAAAAATTCGGTTTGCGTCTAAAGGCGGGCGTAGATTTTCAAGTCATCAACCCTGAGCAGGATGATCGCTATCGCGACTACTGGCAGACCTATCATCAGATGACTGCCCGCAAAGGTGTGACAGAGCAATATGCCAAACTGGAAATGCGTCGCCGTCATTCACTCATCGGTGCCATGATGATCCATAAAGGTGATGCTGACGGCATGATCTGTGGCACCTTTGGTACGACTGGCCTGCATCTGAATTACATCAATCAGGTACTGGGCAAGCGTGAAGGCGTGAATGTCTATGCCGCCATGAATGGCCTGGTGTTGCCAGACCGTCAATTGGTGCTGGTTGATACGCATGTCAATGAAAATCCGACAGCGGAGCAAATTGCCGAAATCACGATTTTGGCAGCAGAAGAAATGCGCCGCTTTGGTTTGTTGCCAAAAGCTGCCTTACTGTCTCACTCGAATTTCGGTTCCAGCAATAGCGAATCCGCGCAAAAAATGCGTGCGGCGCTGGCGATTATTCAGCGTGATGCACCTGACCTTGAGGTAGATGGTGAAATGCATGGCGATACAGCACTTGATACCAGCTATCGCAAGAAAATGATGCCGGATTCAACATTGAAGAGCGACGCCAATTTGCTCGTCATGCCAAATATTGATGCAGCAAATATTGCCTATAACCTGTTGAAGACAACGGCAGGTAATAATGTTGCGATTGGTCCTATCTTGCTGGGTTGTGCCAAGCCTGTGCATATTTTGACGCCATCGGCAACGGTGCGCCGTATCGTCAATATGACTGCTTTGTGTGTGGTAGATGCGGTAGCGCAGCGTTAA
- a CDS encoding 5'-nucleotidase: MPFSLDNLLVIGISSRALFDLEAEETIFQEQGLDAYRQHQLKEENSILKPGAAFALVKALLKLNELMPGHKLVEVVIMSRNSSETSLRIFNSIAHYGLDITRAALSGGSPLAPYLLAFNVSLFLSLHEDDVQAAINSGVASAMLYRLPENAADPEQIRIAFDGDAVIFSDESERIYQEQGVEAFEQHERENALKPLPEGPFARLLLALSYLQNNFKTPDGRAFPLRTALVTARASPAHERVIRTLRAWNIAIDETFFMGGVNKSAVLAAFKPHMFFDDQHGHCLHASNVVPTGRVPVRQTN; the protein is encoded by the coding sequence ATGCCATTTTCGCTAGATAATCTCTTAGTCATAGGAATTTCCTCCCGCGCCCTGTTTGATCTGGAAGCGGAAGAGACGATTTTTCAGGAGCAAGGCCTGGATGCCTATCGTCAGCATCAACTCAAGGAAGAAAACAGTATCCTAAAACCAGGTGCAGCTTTTGCCCTGGTAAAAGCCTTATTGAAACTTAATGAGCTGATGCCTGGCCACAAGCTGGTGGAAGTGGTCATTATGTCGCGCAATTCGTCCGAAACTTCTTTGCGCATATTTAATTCCATCGCCCACTATGGCCTGGATATTACACGCGCAGCCTTATCGGGCGGATCACCACTGGCACCCTACTTGCTGGCTTTTAATGTCAGCCTGTTTTTATCCCTGCATGAAGACGATGTGCAAGCCGCCATCAATTCAGGTGTTGCGTCGGCGATGTTATATCGGCTACCGGAAAATGCCGCTGACCCTGAGCAAATTCGCATTGCCTTTGATGGTGATGCGGTTATTTTCTCAGATGAATCTGAACGCATATACCAGGAACAAGGGGTGGAAGCCTTTGAGCAGCATGAGAGAGAAAATGCCCTGAAACCTTTGCCGGAAGGCCCATTCGCCAGATTGCTGCTGGCTTTATCGTATCTGCAGAATAATTTCAAAACGCCGGATGGTCGTGCCTTTCCACTGCGAACTGCGCTGGTGACCGCACGCGCCTCCCCCGCTCATGAAAGAGTGATACGCACATTGCGCGCCTGGAACATCGCAATTGATGAAACCTTCTTCATGGGAGGCGTCAACAAGTCTGCTGTCCTGGCCGCCTTCAAGCCGCATATGTTTTTTGATGATCAGCATGGTCATTGCCTGCATGCGTCGAATGTTGTGCCAACTGGCCGCGTGCCAGTAAGGCAAACCAATTAG
- the alkB gene encoding DNA oxidative demethylase AlkB, whose translation MNYSLFDDASNIRPWTETICEGAAILRHFSVNREAALLDGIKQILSAHPFRQMRTPNGHHMSVAMTCCGEVGWVSDSDGYRYSAYDPENGEPWPAMPDSFYSLAVQAAQEAGFPGFTPDSCLINQYQVGSRLSLHQDKDEKKFGAPIVSFSLGIPATFLFGGMQRSDTVQRYHLAHGDVVVWGGPARLRYHGVAAIKEAAHPLLGTQRINLTFRQAT comes from the coding sequence ATGAATTATTCACTCTTTGATGACGCCAGCAATATACGGCCCTGGACAGAAACTATCTGTGAAGGTGCTGCGATACTCAGGCACTTTTCAGTGAATCGCGAGGCCGCATTACTGGATGGCATAAAGCAAATACTAAGCGCGCACCCTTTCCGGCAAATGCGCACGCCTAATGGCCACCATATGTCAGTCGCGATGACTTGCTGCGGAGAGGTGGGATGGGTATCCGATAGCGATGGCTATCGCTACAGCGCTTATGATCCGGAAAATGGAGAACCCTGGCCTGCGATGCCAGATAGTTTTTATTCACTGGCTGTGCAAGCGGCGCAAGAAGCTGGCTTTCCCGGCTTTACTCCAGACAGTTGCCTGATCAATCAATATCAGGTGGGGTCACGCCTTAGTCTTCATCAGGATAAGGACGAAAAGAAATTTGGTGCACCTATCGTGTCCTTCTCACTGGGCATACCAGCGACATTTCTTTTTGGTGGCATGCAACGCAGTGATACTGTCCAGCGCTATCATCTGGCACATGGTGATGTGGTAGTCTGGGGCGGCCCTGCCAGATTGCGTTACCATGGCGTAGCAGCCATCAAGGAAGCGGCGCATCCACTCCTGGGAACACAAAGAATCAATCTGACCTTCCGTCAGGCTACATAA